The following proteins come from a genomic window of Proteiniphilum propionicum:
- the mobA gene encoding conjugal transfer protein MobA: MTTGKQTAPKRGKRGRIPSEEKAEYRYSVNLTPTEHARFLTLFEESGLKSKAQFIAARIFNEEFRVVKTDRTMLEYVTKLSAFHAQFRAIGVNYNQIVKSLNSHFSEKKALAFLYKLEKVTIDLVGISKQIVQLSENFQKQWLQK; this comes from the coding sequence ATGACAACAGGAAAGCAAACGGCCCCCAAGCGGGGTAAAAGGGGACGGATACCGTCCGAAGAAAAAGCAGAGTACAGGTATTCGGTAAACCTGACTCCGACAGAACATGCCCGCTTTCTGACTCTTTTTGAAGAATCGGGACTGAAATCGAAGGCGCAATTTATCGCCGCGCGGATATTCAATGAAGAGTTCCGGGTGGTAAAAACAGACAGGACGATGCTGGAATATGTAACTAAGCTCTCTGCCTTTCATGCACAGTTCAGGGCAATCGGCGTGAATTATAACCAGATTGTAAAGTCGTTGAACAGTCATTTTTCGGAGAAAAAAGCCCTTGCTTTTCTCTATAAACTGGAAAAAGTAACTATTGATTTGGTGGGAATAAGTAAGCAAATTGTTCAGTTATCCGAGAATTTTCAGAAACAATGGTTGCAAAAATAA
- the mobB gene encoding conjugal transfer protein MobB, with amino-acid sequence MVAKISAGKSLFGALAYNHEKVDNEKAKVLGANLLCEPADGAFRIGSVMADFNRWIPSHFRTKNPVFHVSLNPHPDDKLTDDQLTEIGREYMEKLGYGNQPYLIFKHEDIDREHIHIVSLRVKSDGSKVKDSKEHERSKAITIELERKYNLLPTEGQKQGELWMLSPVDTSKGNVKNQIASVIKPLVSMYHFQTMGEYKALLSLYNIGLEELRGEVKGKPYRGLLYSALNKEGNKVGKPLKSSVFGKSVEYEGLEKQMQGSSLRIKEDKLREQTRQMVTAALGKTLDEKAFREKLKVSNIDLVLRRNEEGRIYGVTFINHSGRCVLNGSRIGKDFSANVLNEKFSDKEHNVDNTHPQTIQSADMPSINSPINLEGIGSIIDSVLDTPVFDNSNNIDTGSRHLKKKRKKKRRYGRQI; translated from the coding sequence ATGGTTGCAAAAATAAGTGCTGGAAAATCGCTTTTTGGAGCGCTGGCGTATAACCATGAGAAGGTTGATAACGAAAAAGCAAAGGTTCTAGGAGCCAATCTTCTGTGTGAGCCCGCTGACGGAGCGTTCAGGATCGGTAGTGTGATGGCTGATTTCAACAGGTGGATTCCATCACATTTCCGCACCAAAAATCCGGTTTTTCATGTATCGCTCAATCCACATCCTGATGACAAACTGACGGACGACCAGCTTACAGAGATCGGACGCGAATATATGGAAAAACTGGGCTATGGCAATCAGCCTTACCTCATTTTCAAACATGAAGATATCGACCGGGAACATATACACATCGTTTCGCTGCGGGTGAAAAGTGACGGCAGTAAGGTAAAAGACTCGAAAGAGCATGAGCGGAGTAAGGCCATTACGATAGAGTTGGAACGCAAGTATAACCTGTTACCCACTGAGGGGCAGAAACAGGGAGAACTCTGGATGCTCTCTCCGGTGGATACTTCCAAAGGAAATGTAAAGAACCAGATAGCATCGGTCATAAAACCATTGGTTTCCATGTATCATTTTCAAACAATGGGTGAGTATAAGGCGCTGCTCTCATTATATAACATAGGCTTGGAAGAATTGCGGGGTGAGGTGAAGGGGAAGCCTTACCGGGGTTTGCTTTATTCAGCCTTGAATAAAGAAGGGAATAAAGTCGGAAAGCCCCTGAAATCATCTGTTTTCGGGAAGTCTGTCGAATATGAGGGTTTGGAAAAGCAGATGCAGGGATCTAGCTTGCGTATAAAGGAGGACAAGCTGCGGGAACAAACCCGTCAGATGGTAACTGCCGCTTTAGGGAAGACACTGGATGAAAAAGCGTTCAGGGAAAAACTGAAGGTATCAAATATCGACTTGGTGTTACGGCGCAATGAGGAAGGGCGTATATATGGCGTTACCTTTATCAATCATAGTGGGCGTTGTGTCCTGAATGGATCACGGATCGGCAAGGATTTCTCCGCCAATGTTCTGAATGAAAAGTTTAGCGACAAAGAGCATAATGTCGATAATACCCATCCTCAAACTATTCAATCGGCGGATATGCCATCGATAAACAGTCCGATTAATTTGGAAGGTATCGGAAGTATAATTGATTCGGTTTTGGATACTCCTGTATTTGACAACTCCAACAATATAGATACCGGTAGCCGTCACCTGAAGAAAAAGAGGAAAAAGAAAAGAAGGTATGGCCGTCAAATATAA
- a CDS encoding transposase, with protein sequence MRQKTVKRRVFNRDTGWYEEVEEKLDSFVFTDEDRLMVVREYLESGVAANAILEKYKLSSRQVLFNWMDKFLNREDCLPLCPPHVGDNQMTNKDPDKEGQEKALSRDKEIQRLRQALELEKLRSKAFETMVDEAEKTFNIPIRKKSGTKQ encoded by the coding sequence ATGAGACAAAAAACAGTAAAGCGAAGAGTCTTCAATCGGGATACCGGATGGTACGAAGAAGTTGAAGAGAAGCTGGATTCGTTCGTGTTTACGGATGAAGACCGTTTGATGGTTGTGCGGGAGTACCTTGAAAGTGGGGTTGCGGCCAATGCCATTCTTGAAAAATACAAGTTAAGCAGCCGTCAGGTCCTTTTCAACTGGATGGACAAGTTTTTGAACCGGGAAGATTGTTTACCTTTGTGTCCACCTCATGTGGGAGATAATCAGATGACAAACAAGGATCCGGACAAGGAAGGACAGGAGAAGGCCCTGTCCAGGGACAAGGAGATACAACGTCTGCGGCAGGCGCTGGAACTGGAGAAACTCCGCTCGAAAGCCTTCGAGACCATGGTGGACGAGGCCGAGAAGACATTCAATATTCCCATCAGAAAAAAATCTGGCACCAAACAGTAA
- a CDS encoding IS3 family transposase, with protein MGTLCGLFGYSRQAYYKREDGDDFTRDALAPLIVEKARSYRRDNPGLGSVKLYLVIRGLFVETGCFPGRDAFIELLRENGLMVRMKRRRHYRTTDSEHGYRRYPNLITGLSVTEANRVWVSDITYVETGEGVCYLSLITDLYSRKIVGWALGPTLEAIYPIAALRMAFSSIDGVAPGLIHHSDRGSQYCSRGYVELLRGRKVQISMTQSGDPLENAIAERANGILKTEWLYRMEIATRKECAKVVERIIGFYNNERPHMSIGYQTPSAVHLQQGEQKKCWKNPWDR; from the coding sequence CTGGGCACGCTGTGCGGTCTGTTTGGTTATAGCAGGCAAGCCTACTACAAACGGGAAGACGGGGATGATTTCACCCGTGATGCCCTTGCCCCGTTGATAGTGGAAAAGGCCCGCAGTTACCGCCGGGATAATCCCGGTCTGGGCAGTGTGAAACTCTACCTGGTTATCCGCGGCCTGTTCGTCGAAACCGGCTGTTTCCCTGGTCGTGACGCCTTCATCGAACTGCTCCGCGAGAATGGCCTGATGGTGCGTATGAAACGCAGGAGGCATTACCGTACCACCGACTCGGAACATGGATACAGGCGGTACCCCAACCTGATAACGGGCCTAAGCGTGACGGAGGCCAACCGGGTATGGGTGAGTGACATCACCTATGTCGAGACAGGGGAAGGCGTGTGTTACCTTTCCCTTATAACGGATCTCTACTCGCGCAAGATAGTCGGCTGGGCACTTGGCCCGACCCTTGAGGCCATTTATCCCATAGCTGCCCTGCGGATGGCGTTTTCCTCCATTGACGGTGTTGCTCCCGGGCTCATCCATCATTCCGACAGGGGCTCCCAGTATTGCAGCCGGGGTTATGTGGAACTGTTGCGTGGCAGGAAAGTACAAATCAGTATGACACAGAGCGGGGATCCGCTGGAAAATGCGATAGCCGAACGGGCCAACGGAATATTAAAGACGGAGTGGCTCTACCGGATGGAAATAGCCACAAGAAAGGAATGTGCCAAGGTCGTGGAACGTATCATCGGGTTTTACAACAACGAACGCCCCCACATGAGCATCGGGTATCAAACGCCCAGTGCCGTGCATCTGCAACAGGGTGAACAGAAAAAATGTTGGAAAAATCCATGGGATAGATAG
- the mobC gene encoding conjugal transfer protein MobC, which translates to MQNEDDLRGLAKVMDFMRGISILFVVIHIYWFCYESIIEWKINIDVVDKILLNFNRTTGLFKNLLSTKVFSVIFLILSCLGTKGVKEEKITWNKIYIWLGGGFLLFFMNWWLLDPSLDSIYYIFTLACGYLCLLVAGTWMSRLLKNTLMDDVFNLENESFMQETRLLENEYSVNLPTKFWYKRKIWKGWINVVNPFRASIVLGTPGSGKSYAIVNSYIKQQIEKGFSMYVYDFKFPDLSTIAYNHLLNNRKGYKKVPKFYVINFDDPSRSHRCNPINPSFMNDISDAYESAYTIMLNLNKTWVQKQGDFFVESPIILFAAIIWFLRIYKDGKYCTFPHAIEFLNKRYEDIFPILTSYPELENYLSPFMDAWLGGAMEQLQGQIASAKIPLSRMISPQLYWVMSGDEFTLDINNPDEPKILVVGNNPDRQNIYGAALGLYNSRIVKLVNKKGKLKSSIVIDELPTIYFKGLDNLIATARSNKVAVLLGFQDFSQLKRDYGDKEAAVVMNTVGNIFSGQVVGETAKTLSDRFGKVLQKRSSMTINRQDKSTSISTQMDSLIPPSKISNLTQGMFVGAVADNFDERIEQKIFHAEIVVDNAKVTAETKAYKKIPVITSFLDDNGVDCMKEQIQENYNRIKMETRQIIENELIRLKDDPELSKLLPKES; encoded by the coding sequence ATGCAAAATGAGGATGATTTGAGAGGTTTGGCTAAAGTCATGGATTTTATGCGGGGCATTAGTATTCTGTTTGTAGTTATTCATATCTATTGGTTCTGCTATGAATCAATCATCGAATGGAAAATCAACATTGACGTAGTGGATAAAATACTACTGAATTTCAACAGGACAACCGGATTATTCAAGAACCTATTGTCCACAAAGGTTTTTTCGGTTATTTTCCTGATCCTTTCGTGTTTGGGGACGAAAGGAGTAAAAGAAGAAAAAATTACCTGGAATAAGATCTATATCTGGTTGGGGGGCGGTTTTCTCCTGTTTTTTATGAACTGGTGGCTCCTAGATCCGTCTTTAGATAGCATCTATTATATTTTTACGCTTGCCTGTGGTTATTTATGCTTGCTGGTGGCCGGAACATGGATGTCGCGCCTATTGAAAAACACACTGATGGATGACGTTTTCAATCTGGAGAACGAATCGTTTATGCAGGAGACTCGTCTATTGGAAAATGAATATTCGGTTAATTTGCCGACAAAATTCTGGTACAAAAGAAAGATATGGAAAGGATGGATAAATGTAGTTAATCCTTTTCGAGCAAGTATTGTACTCGGTACTCCCGGTTCCGGTAAGTCATATGCAATAGTTAATTCCTATATAAAACAGCAGATCGAAAAGGGGTTTTCGATGTATGTGTACGATTTTAAGTTTCCTGATCTTTCTACTATTGCTTATAATCATCTGTTGAATAATCGGAAGGGATACAAAAAAGTGCCTAAATTTTATGTGATAAATTTTGATGATCCTTCCCGATCACACCGGTGTAATCCTATCAACCCCTCTTTTATGAATGATATCTCGGATGCTTATGAGTCTGCCTATACCATAATGCTTAATCTCAACAAAACTTGGGTGCAAAAACAGGGTGATTTCTTTGTAGAGTCTCCAATAATTCTTTTTGCCGCTATTATCTGGTTTTTGCGTATATATAAAGATGGTAAATACTGTACTTTTCCGCATGCTATCGAATTTTTGAACAAACGGTATGAAGATATTTTCCCGATACTGACAAGTTATCCTGAGTTGGAAAATTACTTGTCTCCCTTTATGGATGCTTGGCTCGGTGGAGCGATGGAGCAGCTTCAGGGGCAGATCGCATCGGCTAAAATTCCTCTGTCCCGCATGATTTCCCCTCAACTCTATTGGGTGATGAGTGGGGATGAATTTACGTTGGATATCAACAATCCCGATGAGCCTAAGATACTAGTTGTTGGTAATAATCCTGACCGCCAAAACATATACGGGGCTGCACTTGGGTTGTACAACAGCCGTATCGTAAAGTTAGTGAATAAAAAAGGGAAGTTGAAAAGTAGTATCGTGATTGATGAGTTACCCACAATCTACTTTAAAGGCTTGGATAACCTTATTGCCACCGCCCGGAGCAACAAGGTTGCCGTCCTCCTGGGTTTTCAGGATTTCTCTCAATTGAAGCGGGACTACGGTGATAAAGAGGCCGCAGTAGTAATGAATACGGTGGGCAATATTTTTTCCGGTCAGGTGGTGGGAGAAACAGCGAAAACTTTATCTGACCGCTTTGGTAAAGTATTGCAGAAACGCTCTTCCATGACCATCAACCGGCAGGATAAATCGACTTCAATAAGTACGCAAATGGATAGCCTGATACCGCCATCGAAAATTAGTAATCTAACACAAGGGATGTTTGTAGGAGCCGTTGCCGATAATTTTGATGAACGTATTGAACAGAAAATATTCCATGCTGAGATTGTTGTGGATAATGCTAAAGTTACGGCAGAAACTAAGGCATACAAGAAAATTCCGGTTATTACCAGTTTCCTAGATGATAATGGTGTAGATTGTATGAAAGAACAGATACAAGAGAACTATAACCGGATCAAAATGGAAACCAGACAAATTATTGAAAATGAGCTGATACGGCTTAAGGATGATCCGGAGCTAAGTAAATTATTGCCTAAAGAATCATGA
- a CDS encoding RteC domain-containing protein, producing the protein MLDSAIEWLKSEIKSSHEHVKKKKQGEYQWSGDIINLVELAYALIEASSIDDGEVEVKSFVDYLAGIFNLSIGSCYDFYYKMRTRSGSRTIFLDKLKKQLEARMDRDDEKNYRK; encoded by the coding sequence ATGTTAGATTCTGCAATCGAGTGGCTTAAATCGGAAATAAAATCTTCTCATGAACACGTAAAGAAGAAAAAACAAGGCGAATATCAATGGTCTGGAGACATAATTAACCTTGTTGAACTTGCGTATGCTTTAATTGAAGCCTCTAGTATAGACGATGGGGAAGTTGAAGTCAAATCATTTGTTGACTATCTGGCTGGAATATTTAATCTCTCAATTGGTAGTTGCTATGATTTTTATTATAAGATGCGTACACGTAGTGGTAGCAGAACAATATTTCTGGATAAATTAAAAAAGCAATTAGAAGCGAGAATGGACCGTGATGATGAGAAAAATTATCGAAAGTGA
- a CDS encoding TetR/AcrR family transcriptional regulator has product MGSQLKIRRKRRTKKDLEDIINNAALELIKENGFHNITVTSIMQKAEIEPIVFYNRYEDLNAFIDEFVKKYDYWFSEVINKIEFIDNPQKQYISILTTLLESLQGNKEMQQLLRWEIDSYNDTTIRTARLREFHTLPLVNKYKKIFENSQVEIDAVSALVIGGIYYLVLHSGLSEFAGIDINSKEGKEKIQRALEYLGNMFFDDTELTPKLLKIARNMKSKGYHSQEIAKIIELPVDLIDKL; this is encoded by the coding sequence ATGGGGAGTCAATTAAAAATACGCAGAAAGCGACGTACTAAAAAAGATTTAGAGGACATCATTAATAATGCCGCATTAGAGCTTATTAAGGAAAATGGATTTCATAATATTACTGTAACGTCAATCATGCAAAAGGCCGAAATTGAACCTATAGTATTTTATAATCGTTACGAGGATTTGAATGCATTTATAGATGAATTTGTAAAAAAGTACGATTATTGGTTTAGTGAAGTCATAAATAAGATTGAGTTTATAGATAATCCCCAAAAGCAGTATATATCTATACTAACCACTTTACTCGAATCGCTGCAAGGCAATAAAGAAATGCAACAGTTATTACGCTGGGAAATAGATTCATATAATGATACTACTATAAGAACCGCCAGATTACGTGAATTTCATACATTGCCACTCGTGAATAAATATAAAAAAATATTTGAGAATTCGCAAGTTGAGATAGATGCTGTTTCAGCTTTGGTTATTGGAGGAATATATTATCTTGTTCTACATTCCGGCCTATCTGAATTTGCAGGAATTGATATAAATAGTAAGGAGGGTAAAGAAAAAATTCAAAGAGCGTTAGAGTATTTAGGTAATATGTTTTTCGATGATACAGAATTGACCCCAAAGCTACTAAAGATAGCTCGTAACATGAAATCAAAGGGATATCATTCACAAGAAATAGCTAAAATTATTGAGTTGCCTGTTGATTTAATTGATAAATTATGA
- a CDS encoding aminotransferase class I/II-fold pyridoxal phosphate-dependent enzyme gives MKNQTTYYSLKDFELSLNLSATERAEEFQKYINQLAQFGYESYWIKSYSGIGAKMKLSQDREVISFVSNDYLGMSQRTETIQAGISALTMYGTGACAAQVIGGYIDIHEQLEREISDFTGQEDAILFSSGFGANAGVLNALLGKNDIAIIDPFIHTSALSGLKGTNVKRIGHNNLEHLETVLKDVQDKYLTKLVIIDGVYSQDGDLSRLPEIINLCQRYGAMLMMDDAHGIGVMGVNGRGTAEHFDCLGKVDIISGTFSKAFGCVGGFVASSKKLIQYLKYYADSNVFSAAITPQVTASILKSLELIRNMPEIRHKLWDNVNYLRKNLTLNGFDIGKSLSPIFPIMIRDNNKVYEVANLLQKSGIFTVGIVYPAVRIKEARIRVSILATHEKQHLDQLVNALIEINKNINFISNGESIKNTQKATY, from the coding sequence ATGAAAAATCAAACTACCTATTATTCTTTAAAAGACTTTGAATTGTCGTTGAATCTATCTGCCACAGAGCGTGCAGAAGAATTTCAGAAGTATATTAACCAGTTGGCGCAATTTGGATATGAGAGTTATTGGATCAAATCATATTCAGGAATAGGAGCCAAGATGAAGTTAAGCCAGGATCGGGAAGTCATTTCTTTCGTATCCAATGACTATCTTGGAATGTCCCAACGTACTGAAACTATTCAGGCAGGTATATCAGCACTTACTATGTATGGAACCGGGGCTTGTGCAGCACAAGTTATTGGAGGTTACATTGATATTCACGAACAGTTAGAGAGGGAAATATCCGATTTTACCGGCCAGGAAGATGCCATACTGTTTTCTTCCGGTTTTGGTGCAAATGCAGGTGTTTTAAATGCGCTTCTGGGAAAGAATGACATAGCTATTATAGACCCGTTTATTCATACAAGTGCACTGTCAGGTTTAAAAGGGACTAATGTGAAACGTATAGGGCATAATAATTTAGAACATCTGGAGACAGTATTAAAAGATGTACAGGATAAATATTTGACAAAACTGGTAATTATTGACGGTGTTTATTCTCAGGATGGAGATTTATCCAGATTGCCGGAAATTATCAATCTTTGTCAGAGGTATGGTGCAATGCTAATGATGGATGATGCACATGGCATAGGTGTTATGGGCGTAAATGGCCGTGGAACTGCAGAACATTTTGATTGTTTGGGTAAAGTGGATATTATTTCCGGAACATTCAGCAAAGCCTTTGGTTGTGTGGGAGGATTTGTTGCATCATCGAAGAAGTTGATACAATACCTCAAGTATTATGCCGATAGTAATGTATTCTCGGCAGCAATAACACCACAGGTTACAGCTTCCATATTGAAGTCTTTGGAACTTATAAGAAATATGCCTGAAATCCGGCATAAATTATGGGATAATGTGAACTACCTTAGAAAGAATCTGACTTTGAATGGTTTTGATATTGGAAAATCACTTTCTCCTATTTTTCCTATTATGATAAGAGATAACAATAAAGTCTATGAAGTAGCAAATTTGTTACAGAAAAGTGGTATCTTTACAGTTGGTATTGTATATCCGGCTGTCAGGATTAAAGAAGCAAGAATTAGAGTCAGTATTCTTGCTACTCATGAAAAGCAGCATTTAGACCAACTTGTTAATGCTTTGATTGAGATAAATAAAAATATTAATTTCATATCCAATGGGGAGTCAATTAAAAATACGCAGAAAGCGACGTACTAA
- a CDS encoding lipase/acyltransferase domain-containing protein has protein sequence MNYSKTLNQKHQLVVLLTILISLCMAFSLYGQEFPQSNDMRKSLDFMFEHLDRNSVPKGLLRDYAVEYEDLDLFTGKVPLDDDNIGTVVRFGNLLKTISSSAVKVDPLEGFENSIKNIKKNNSGELTLGIMLYEYARIKATALTDGIIRYENGQVYNTNKAESPYQLEYVFAGSCLETSTQQSNVTFTLPSALFLTNCNIKNMEIDFGTGYKNINPNEKVKASLKSGANKIAIRATLQDGQILSAHTIIQVENLDSEIQTRATTNSLVANLTTTIQGQNYRGISTSAEITVSYAPGNYSLKKPLIIVEGFDPRIDAGTPQGSWNFNRTATDPNIYDLNKNYGYDIVYVDWVKSQEYIQANSYTLKSVIEWVNSRKSGNEPNVIIGHSMGGLVARYALKTMENQGVRHQVSTYVSYDSPHLGAHVPLGVLYAFHGILDFLDGHNVLDALLSEFTPAKEYINLGKSMAYSTAAQQMLVHFVDPAGNYNNQEHAHWQNELKTLGFPKGDLGTSFKMLAISNGNYGPVNVPPYYLQTNFSGGVGGNTFLRSILGLAIGIGLNDIVAGLLTVLPGRTGLDVTFNVYPARASGDLVTRIRMQYKKTFLWIVPISKNLFSYDRSYQGSHFYDTYPSSYYGLMQDNKGLPITEKDKMGIPLIFDFGYDVKITPRIPFVPNSSALAYGDGINIIPANFLSPPQGTSSPFGENYFTHSDIRSHSIFTDDAMDWITQRLSTSIVGPKVGSNGAKYSLSNTTGSVTWSSSNTSIATINSSGILTVKGTGIITLKAQHGGQSYSQMIMVGMPRFILSASHEPGGYEINTECIDTQFKDHLSSLNGVLKYNWGVKYPNREIRWLETDAPNLKIELRGQNEKVIVYLEVIDALGNKSALQHIEINSQDVYVAENQNLYIDAQGVLYKENKTKYLYNSARLYISYRANIPEKYKEREWMATTTMVLRPISVSNVIDARSGGPLIKNILPQDELDYIKNNSTNNQVYRYTLILLNYNSRAIQFIPVTFTYVTNI, from the coding sequence ATGAATTACAGTAAAACACTTAACCAGAAACATCAATTGGTAGTTTTATTGACTATCTTGATCAGTCTTTGTATGGCATTCTCCCTATATGGACAAGAATTCCCACAAAGCAATGACATGCGCAAATCTCTTGACTTCATGTTTGAGCATTTAGACAGAAATTCTGTCCCAAAGGGTCTGCTAAGAGATTATGCGGTTGAATATGAAGATCTTGATCTTTTTACCGGTAAAGTCCCACTGGACGATGATAATATCGGAACAGTAGTACGCTTTGGGAACTTACTTAAAACTATTAGCTCTTCTGCAGTAAAAGTAGACCCCTTAGAGGGTTTTGAAAACTCTATCAAAAACATTAAGAAAAATAATTCGGGGGAATTGACTCTGGGAATTATGCTTTATGAATATGCCAGAATTAAAGCAACCGCTTTGACCGACGGAATTATTCGATATGAGAATGGACAAGTATACAATACTAATAAGGCAGAAAGTCCATATCAGTTAGAATATGTATTTGCAGGATCTTGTCTGGAAACTTCAACTCAACAATCGAATGTGACTTTTACTCTTCCCTCCGCATTATTTCTTACAAATTGCAACATAAAAAATATGGAAATTGATTTTGGTACAGGCTATAAAAATATCAATCCAAATGAAAAAGTAAAAGCAAGTTTGAAATCTGGAGCCAATAAAATTGCCATAAGAGCAACATTACAAGATGGTCAAATTTTATCTGCTCATACTATTATACAAGTAGAAAACTTAGATTCAGAAATTCAAACACGTGCCACGACAAATAGTTTAGTTGCTAATCTTACTACAACCATCCAAGGTCAAAACTACCGTGGAATATCCACTTCTGCTGAAATAACAGTCAGCTATGCTCCGGGGAACTACTCTCTTAAGAAGCCCTTAATCATAGTAGAAGGATTCGATCCACGGATTGATGCTGGAACTCCGCAAGGAAGTTGGAACTTTAATAGGACTGCGACTGATCCAAATATTTATGATTTAAATAAGAATTATGGTTATGATATTGTTTATGTAGACTGGGTTAAGTCACAAGAATACATCCAAGCCAATTCTTATACACTAAAAAGTGTAATAGAATGGGTTAATAGTCGTAAATCCGGGAATGAGCCAAATGTTATAATTGGCCATAGTATGGGTGGATTAGTAGCAAGATATGCACTTAAAACAATGGAAAACCAAGGTGTTAGACATCAAGTTTCGACTTACGTAAGTTATGATTCGCCGCATCTCGGGGCGCATGTTCCTTTAGGAGTACTTTACGCTTTTCATGGGATCCTTGATTTTTTAGATGGACATAATGTATTGGATGCGCTTCTCTCCGAATTTACCCCTGCAAAAGAATATATCAATCTCGGTAAATCAATGGCCTATTCAACTGCTGCTCAACAAATGTTAGTACACTTTGTAGACCCTGCCGGTAACTACAACAATCAGGAACATGCTCATTGGCAAAATGAGCTGAAAACGCTGGGTTTTCCGAAAGGAGATTTGGGAACAAGTTTTAAGATGCTTGCAATTTCGAATGGGAATTATGGACCGGTTAATGTTCCTCCATATTATCTACAAACTAATTTTTCTGGAGGCGTAGGAGGAAATACATTCTTGCGAAGTATTTTAGGACTCGCAATTGGCATTGGACTAAATGACATTGTAGCCGGACTTCTCACTGTATTGCCAGGAAGAACCGGACTTGATGTAACCTTTAATGTATATCCTGCACGAGCGAGCGGTGACTTGGTAACTCGAATCAGGATGCAATACAAAAAAACATTTTTGTGGATCGTCCCCATATCAAAGAATCTGTTTTCTTACGATAGGAGCTATCAAGGATCACATTTTTATGATACATATCCAAGTTCATATTATGGACTAATGCAAGATAATAAGGGCTTACCTATTACAGAGAAAGATAAAATGGGTATTCCTCTTATTTTTGATTTTGGTTATGATGTAAAAATTACTCCGCGCATTCCGTTTGTGCCTAATTCAAGTGCTTTAGCTTATGGAGATGGTATAAATATCATTCCTGCAAATTTCCTTTCACCGCCTCAAGGAACATCCTCCCCTTTTGGAGAGAATTACTTTACACACTCGGACATTCGTTCACATTCGATTTTTACGGATGATGCTATGGACTGGATCACTCAAAGGCTATCTACTTCAATTGTGGGACCTAAAGTTGGTAGTAATGGAGCAAAATATAGCTTATCGAATACGACAGGAAGTGTAACCTGGAGTAGCAGCAATACTTCCATTGCGACGATTAACTCAAGCGGTATCCTTACAGTTAAAGGTACTGGTATAATCACTCTTAAAGCCCAACATGGGGGGCAATCATATAGTCAAATGATAATGGTTGGAATGCCACGTTTTATACTTAGTGCTTCACATGAGCCTGGTGGTTATGAGATAAATACCGAATGTATTGATACTCAATTTAAAGATCATTTATCAAGTCTTAATGGAGTTTTAAAATATAATTGGGGAGTGAAATACCCTAACCGGGAAATTCGTTGGCTTGAGACTGATGCGCCTAACTTGAAAATAGAGTTAAGAGGACAAAATGAAAAAGTTATTGTGTATTTGGAAGTAATTGATGCTCTTGGAAATAAATCGGCACTGCAACATATTGAAATAAATTCACAAGATGTATATGTTGCTGAGAATCAAAATTTATATATCGATGCACAAGGTGTATTATACAAAGAGAATAAAACGAAGTATTTATATAATTCAGCCAGATTATACATTTCTTATAGAGCAAATATCCCCGAAAAATACAAGGAAAGAGAGTGGATGGCTACAACCACAATGGTTCTAAGACCCATTAGTGTTTCTAATGTTATAGATGCTCGTAGTGGAGGCCCACTAATTAAAAATATACTTCCTCAAGATGAATTAGATTATATTAAAAATAATTCTACTAATAATCAGGTGTACAGATATACTTTAATATTGTTGAATTATAATAGTAGGGCAATTCAGTTTATACCGGTAACATTTACGTACGTAACTAATATATAA